The Sediminispirochaeta smaragdinae DSM 11293 genome has a segment encoding these proteins:
- the galE gene encoding UDP-glucose 4-epimerase GalE gives MKKILITGGAGYIASHTNIECIASGYQPVIVDSLVNASKESVRRVEALASRAIPFYQCDLRDEAALRRVFEQEGPIDAVIHFAALKAVGESVQEPLRYYDNNLTGSLSLFAMMKAFGVKNIVFSSSATVYGDPEKVPVTEDAPVSATNPYGWTKVMMEQILTDTARAEGWKSVILRYFNPVGAHPSGDIGEDPAYPNNLVPFVSQVAAGIREKVVVFGDDWPTPDGTGVRDYIHVVDLARAHTAALRYLEGSEGNAIFNIGTGRGYSVLEIIKAFEKACGKPIPYVIGPRRDGDVAEVLGDPSRANKELGWKAEYGLEEMVASAWNWQSKNPKGYRS, from the coding sequence ATGAAAAAGATATTAATAACAGGCGGTGCTGGTTACATTGCCAGCCATACCAACATCGAATGCATAGCCTCCGGTTACCAGCCGGTCATCGTAGACTCTTTGGTGAATGCCAGTAAGGAGTCGGTACGTCGCGTCGAAGCACTTGCCTCTCGGGCCATTCCTTTTTACCAATGCGACCTGCGCGACGAGGCTGCCCTGCGAAGGGTTTTCGAACAAGAAGGCCCCATTGATGCCGTTATCCACTTTGCGGCCCTGAAGGCTGTCGGAGAATCGGTACAGGAACCCTTGCGCTATTATGATAACAACCTCACCGGTTCCCTCTCCCTTTTTGCGATGATGAAGGCTTTCGGAGTCAAAAACATTGTCTTCAGTTCCTCGGCAACGGTGTACGGTGATCCCGAGAAGGTTCCGGTCACCGAAGATGCTCCCGTCAGTGCAACCAATCCCTACGGTTGGACCAAGGTGATGATGGAACAGATCCTTACCGACACGGCAAGGGCAGAAGGCTGGAAAAGTGTTATCCTCCGCTATTTTAATCCTGTGGGTGCACACCCGTCCGGTGATATAGGAGAGGATCCCGCATATCCGAATAACCTTGTTCCCTTTGTTTCACAGGTTGCCGCGGGAATTAGAGAAAAGGTTGTGGTCTTCGGCGACGATTGGCCGACTCCGGACGGAACCGGTGTCAGAGACTATATCCACGTGGTCGATCTGGCCCGGGCTCATACCGCCGCTCTGCGCTATCTTGAAGGGTCCGAAGGAAACGCAATCTTTAATATCGGAACGGGAAGGGGCTACTCTGTCCTCGAAATCATCAAGGCCTTTGAAAAAGCATGCGGCAAACCGATTCCCTATGTTATCGGTCCCCGAAGAGACGGGGATGTTGCCGAAGTTTTGGGAGACCCGAGTCGCGCAAACAAAGAGCTTGGCTGGAAGGCCGAATACGGGCTTGAAGAGATGGTGGCATCGGCCTGGAACTGGCAGTCCAAAAATCCAAAGGGCTACCGTTCGTAG
- a CDS encoding phosphotransferase enzyme family protein, which yields MNREALANVCANFRILGDFVEAHPYGNGHINDTYAVSVDQAGRPLRYILQRINSHVFHEPMKLMENVHRICVESQKRLQEVGRPDASRRSLTTVLSRDGKAYYCDDEGEIWRLYLFIEGAVGYDIVENRDQAYQAAKAFGAFQQLLTELPGKRLHETIKDFHNTPSRFRRFEELLQEDPLKRKDSAAGEIDFYRSFADQVSRLTDLNASGRIPERVTHNDTKLNNVLIDTQTNEAVCVIDLDTAMPGLAPYDFGDLVRTSTSPAAEDERDLSKVCLIPELFKAITQGYLEATYGFLLPEERSNLLFGAKLMTYEVGLRFLTDYLEGDRYFKISSPDHNLVRCRTQMKLVQSMQEQRNLLEEIVESCYEGIQPS from the coding sequence ATGAATAGAGAAGCCCTTGCAAACGTATGTGCAAATTTCCGGATTCTTGGGGATTTTGTCGAAGCACACCCCTACGGAAACGGTCATATTAATGATACCTATGCGGTAAGCGTAGATCAGGCGGGAAGGCCGCTACGCTATATTTTGCAGCGGATCAACAGCCATGTGTTCCATGAGCCAATGAAGTTGATGGAGAATGTCCACCGTATCTGTGTCGAGAGTCAGAAGCGGCTACAGGAAGTCGGCAGACCGGATGCATCGAGAAGGTCCCTGACCACCGTTCTCAGTCGCGACGGAAAGGCCTATTACTGCGACGATGAGGGGGAAATCTGGCGGCTTTATCTCTTTATCGAAGGAGCGGTCGGATACGATATCGTGGAGAACCGGGACCAGGCATATCAGGCGGCAAAAGCCTTTGGAGCATTTCAGCAGCTCCTTACCGAGCTTCCTGGCAAGCGTCTTCACGAAACCATCAAAGACTTTCACAATACCCCAAGCCGCTTCCGGCGTTTTGAGGAGCTCTTACAAGAAGATCCATTGAAAAGGAAAGATTCGGCAGCCGGGGAAATCGATTTCTACCGCTCCTTTGCAGATCAGGTTTCCCGGCTTACGGATCTCAATGCATCAGGCCGTATCCCGGAGCGGGTTACCCATAACGATACGAAATTAAACAATGTGTTGATCGATACCCAGACAAACGAAGCGGTCTGCGTCATCGATCTGGATACGGCAATGCCCGGTCTTGCTCCCTACGACTTCGGCGATCTGGTGCGCACCTCAACCTCTCCCGCCGCAGAGGATGAACGTGATCTTTCAAAGGTCTGTCTTATTCCCGAACTATTCAAGGCCATTACCCAGGGCTATCTTGAAGCAACATATGGTTTTCTCCTGCCCGAAGAGCGGTCGAATCTTCTCTTTGGGGCCAAATTGATGACCTACGAGGTCGGCCTTCGCTTCCTCACCGACTACCTCGAAGGCGATCGATATTTCAAGATATCCTCGCCCGACCACAATCTGGTACGGTGCAGAACCCAGATGAAGCTTGTTCAATCGATGCAGGAACAGAGGAACCTACTTGAAGAGATCGTGGAATCCTGCTATGAAGGGATACAACCATCATGA
- a CDS encoding uroporphyrinogen decarboxylase family protein, with amino-acid sequence MVRIAASVSKGWIHRETGIKFGEEYYFSPRLRKEVDLKIASFLEQHFSGYAICNLESNLVSLPHYHPEDVLVGAIQPNLIIGMLLGARFIAYPDQDADIEEKPLSGITSVQALPEPGELTAHPMVKNWLSEIEALKKEGTVIPPFFWDRGGRATIHGPLTTALKFFGQDILFSIYDKPDFLPSFFLWYEEVCTRLIFTFARATGMAITGLHIGECSGTMLSPSDYGELIIPSLKRLGKAIGPIRLHHCGNCTHLLETIAKGAPIAILDTGSGTDVAAVRKFFGNTLPIDLMPPLELLLPGTGEVEIGEWLKKVQADNDGGELTVNYHLEPGYDPQNHLLFHELLTRDSNQR; translated from the coding sequence GTGGTCAGGATAGCGGCAAGTGTCTCAAAGGGGTGGATACACAGAGAAACGGGAATAAAATTCGGCGAAGAGTACTATTTTTCTCCTCGGCTCCGAAAAGAGGTCGATCTGAAGATTGCATCGTTTTTGGAACAGCACTTTTCAGGGTATGCCATCTGTAACCTGGAATCGAATTTGGTTTCCCTGCCTCACTACCATCCTGAGGATGTTCTTGTCGGAGCAATTCAACCCAACCTCATCATCGGCATGCTGCTTGGCGCCAGGTTTATTGCCTATCCCGACCAGGACGCAGATATAGAAGAAAAACCCCTTTCCGGTATCACTTCCGTACAAGCATTACCGGAACCGGGAGAACTCACGGCCCATCCGATGGTGAAAAACTGGTTGTCAGAGATTGAAGCACTCAAAAAAGAAGGGACCGTTATCCCGCCCTTTTTCTGGGACAGAGGCGGAAGGGCCACCATACACGGCCCACTAACTACCGCCTTAAAATTTTTCGGTCAGGATATTCTATTCTCGATCTATGACAAGCCGGATTTCCTGCCATCCTTCTTTCTTTGGTACGAAGAGGTTTGTACAAGGTTGATTTTTACCTTTGCCAGGGCTACCGGGATGGCGATAACAGGACTCCACATCGGAGAATGCTCGGGAACCATGTTAAGCCCTAGTGATTACGGAGAACTCATCATCCCTTCGCTTAAGCGACTCGGAAAAGCGATTGGTCCGATACGGCTCCACCATTGCGGGAATTGTACGCACCTCCTTGAAACCATAGCAAAGGGTGCGCCCATAGCTATTCTCGATACCGGAAGCGGGACCGACGTGGCAGCAGTGAGAAAATTCTTTGGGAATACATTGCCGATCGATCTCATGCCGCCCCTTGAACTGCTGCTCCCCGGTACCGGCGAAGTGGAAATTGGTGAATGGCTGAAAAAAGTACAAGCCGACAACGATGGCGGCGAACTCACCGTAAACTATCACTTGGAACCAGGATATGACCCACAAAACCACTTGCTATTCCATGAACTCCTGACAAGAGATTCGAACCAAAGGTGA
- a CDS encoding carbohydrate ABC transporter permease encodes MKILTKGRTAWDIIARVLLYLWCAFSIFVFLWVINSSLKTNQGFFSDIWGIAHSPQYGNYRKIWTTYHLGTYFINSLLIVIPSVLGLLAVSAPAAYVLARKDFPLRKQITNLISFGMGIPYQLLLVPLFFLLFNLRLINSKFGLIMVYIALSIPFTVFLLLGYFRTLPKSLEEAAEIDGCGPMLTFFRIMLPLTRNGLVAAAVLNFVGLWNEFLLALTFISKDSNYTLSMGLYALQGSLQYTGDWVSLFAAFTLVVIPTFLLFILLSRTIVAGMTMGAVKE; translated from the coding sequence ATGAAAATCCTGACAAAAGGACGTACTGCCTGGGACATCATAGCGAGAGTGCTTCTGTATCTATGGTGCGCTTTTTCCATATTTGTTTTTCTTTGGGTCATCAACAGCTCTCTGAAAACAAATCAGGGATTTTTCTCGGATATCTGGGGAATCGCACACTCACCACAATACGGGAACTATCGAAAAATCTGGACGACCTACCATTTGGGAACCTACTTCATTAATTCGCTTCTCATCGTTATTCCCTCTGTCCTAGGCTTGCTGGCCGTCAGTGCTCCGGCCGCATATGTTCTGGCACGTAAGGATTTTCCGCTTCGGAAGCAGATTACCAACCTGATTTCTTTTGGCATGGGGATTCCCTACCAGTTGCTGCTGGTTCCTCTGTTTTTTCTCCTTTTTAACCTGCGGCTGATAAACAGCAAATTCGGGCTCATCATGGTGTACATCGCCCTTTCCATTCCCTTTACCGTATTTTTGCTGCTTGGCTATTTTCGTACCCTGCCCAAAAGCCTTGAGGAAGCGGCCGAGATCGACGGATGTGGTCCCATGCTTACCTTTTTTCGGATCATGCTGCCTTTGACGCGAAACGGTTTGGTTGCCGCCGCCGTCTTGAATTTCGTAGGGCTGTGGAATGAGTTTTTATTGGCCCTTACCTTCATCAGCAAAGATTCCAACTATACCCTTTCCATGGGGCTTTATGCCCTTCAGGGGAGTCTCCAATACACAGGGGATTGGGTGTCGCTTTTTGCGGCCTTTACCCTGGTGGTTATCCCTACCTTTCTGCTGTTCATTCTCCTTTCCCGAACCATTGTGGCCGGTATGACCATGGGGGCGGTGAAGGAATAA
- a CDS encoding ABC transporter substrate-binding protein produces MRKRLSILALIALTLLGSLYAGGTQEGASDGSIEYVSMWNAGEPQAIFMETMAKQFEEETGIKVDITFAGRDVLTKIRSRLLMQDAPDLIDQDFSELSGALLKDDNVLVEPLNDFLYKTEGPEGQKQMMDLFDEHLVKLYAKDDSIYFFPYEFITSGFFYDKTLFAEHGLASPENWKEFIDINQQLTSAGVPALALDGNISFYNAYYYYWALTRVMGPGHLKDAAADASGKVWDDPGYLSAARMVYELSAGGKNFFQPGYAGSNYPAAQADWALNKSGSILCGTWIPSETKEQQVDGFEVGFYPFPEVSGGKGSSADVEAYLIGFAIPTGAKNIEGAKAFMKYISRKENAEKLAHDTINIAARRDASYPDLLTEVKPVVEHAENFHVSYDGAMQLYPEWFANVFYPADNDLVFGKITPEAFIARMKSETARYWESKK; encoded by the coding sequence ATGAGAAAGAGGTTGTCGATTCTTGCCTTGATCGCTCTGACGCTCCTCGGCTCTTTGTATGCCGGAGGAACGCAGGAGGGAGCTTCTGACGGTTCTATCGAGTATGTATCGATGTGGAACGCCGGAGAGCCCCAGGCGATCTTCATGGAAACAATGGCAAAGCAATTTGAAGAGGAGACTGGCATCAAGGTTGATATAACCTTTGCCGGTCGGGATGTCCTTACGAAAATACGGAGTCGCCTGTTGATGCAGGATGCCCCCGACCTGATCGATCAGGACTTTAGTGAACTTTCCGGTGCACTGCTCAAGGATGACAACGTCCTGGTGGAACCCCTCAATGATTTTCTTTACAAAACAGAGGGGCCCGAGGGGCAAAAACAGATGATGGATCTTTTTGATGAGCATCTGGTGAAGCTGTATGCAAAGGATGATTCGATCTACTTTTTCCCATACGAATTTATCACCTCCGGTTTCTTCTACGACAAGACCCTTTTCGCCGAACATGGCCTTGCCTCACCTGAAAATTGGAAAGAATTTATCGATATCAATCAGCAGCTTACAAGCGCCGGTGTCCCTGCTCTCGCTCTTGACGGGAATATCTCATTTTACAATGCCTACTACTACTATTGGGCGCTTACCAGGGTCATGGGTCCCGGCCATTTAAAAGATGCTGCGGCTGATGCCAGTGGAAAGGTCTGGGATGATCCCGGATACCTAAGCGCCGCCAGGATGGTGTATGAATTGAGTGCAGGTGGAAAGAATTTTTTCCAGCCGGGCTATGCGGGAAGCAACTATCCTGCCGCCCAGGCTGACTGGGCCCTGAACAAGTCGGGCTCTATTCTTTGCGGTACCTGGATCCCATCCGAGACAAAGGAACAGCAAGTCGACGGTTTTGAGGTCGGCTTTTATCCCTTTCCCGAGGTTTCAGGAGGCAAAGGATCAAGCGCCGATGTCGAAGCCTACCTGATCGGCTTTGCCATTCCCACGGGAGCGAAAAACATCGAGGGAGCCAAGGCCTTCATGAAGTATATCAGCAGAAAGGAAAATGCCGAAAAACTGGCACACGATACCATCAATATCGCGGCTCGGAGAGATGCCTCCTACCCGGATCTTCTTACCGAGGTAAAACCGGTAGTGGAGCATGCCGAGAATTTCCACGTCTCCTATGACGGCGCCATGCAGCTTTACCCAGAGTGGTTTGCCAATGTATTTTATCCCGCTGATAACGATCTCGTTTTCGGAAAAATCACTCCGGAAGCCTTTATCGCAAGGATGAAGAGTGAGACGGCAAGGTATTGGGAAAGTAAGAAATAG
- a CDS encoding TonB-dependent receptor plug domain-containing protein — MQKIALSFFIVLMVVFHVEGENQEPTAQEEADIIVVTGTKFEQNIEDSVEDIEVITAEEMEQSGAKNLSEAVENISGIIVTGHPTDTIMLQGFDGDYVKILIDGVEVTGDIGGSVAVSQISTADIERIEIIRGASSALYGSDAIGGVINIITKKKDKGEDKLSLSLTQEVGSNLRSYSQGDFSYAGESYSFSLAGSFDYDEGKSEKRETALAGTLSSYLVPYNRLGSLNFDADFHREKGAIGIFGSVTDSLQKLSTNSYETMEYDAVRTAAGVTASKTLGDLGMLDGFLSLKTYDLDTTFTNKALDTEVPTSSNFIDVEAEVRAEYEPTISHAFLFGCNFKRESLEGDSFDDRKNAVTASIFAQDTWNVGASDSLFLVPGLRFDVCPPLDDDTTARYQLTPKLSMRYDPTASTTLRASYGMGYKIPSLKQKYWVFLHNYATEDGNFILYGNPDLKPEVSHGFNISAEQRYGKGLALSASAYFNYISNLIDSEITGNDGTLYIRTYRNIGKAITYGGEASLRYSRGRASGLLGYAYTAAKEYSDEHDAYIDLDSRVPHAITLTASYTVPHIESELSLRANWNAPQLIDYEEESHSPDYLMVSITASKTFHDGTYEFYCRAHNILNNAHFIEGSYNESQEDYYGLYDAPVVTIGGRMKW; from the coding sequence ATGCAAAAAATAGCTCTTTCTTTTTTTATAGTACTGATGGTCGTATTTCATGTAGAGGGTGAGAACCAAGAGCCCACAGCACAAGAGGAAGCGGATATCATTGTCGTAACCGGAACAAAATTTGAACAAAATATCGAGGATAGCGTAGAAGATATCGAAGTTATCACTGCCGAAGAGATGGAACAGTCGGGGGCAAAGAATCTCTCGGAAGCCGTCGAGAATATTTCGGGAATTATCGTAACAGGACACCCGACGGATACCATCATGTTACAGGGCTTTGACGGTGATTACGTGAAAATATTAATAGATGGAGTCGAGGTTACCGGCGACATTGGGGGTTCCGTTGCGGTGTCTCAAATCTCCACGGCGGATATCGAACGTATAGAAATCATACGCGGGGCGTCTTCAGCCTTGTACGGCTCTGATGCAATCGGCGGTGTGATCAATATCATCACAAAGAAAAAAGATAAGGGTGAAGACAAGCTATCGCTTTCCCTGACGCAGGAGGTCGGAAGCAATCTGCGCAGCTATTCTCAGGGTGATTTTTCCTATGCAGGGGAAAGCTATTCGTTTTCCCTGGCCGGTTCCTTCGATTATGATGAAGGAAAGAGCGAGAAACGGGAAACGGCGCTGGCTGGAACGCTTTCCTCGTATCTTGTGCCGTACAATCGTCTTGGATCGCTGAACTTCGACGCCGACTTCCACCGGGAAAAGGGAGCAATCGGCATATTCGGGTCGGTGACGGATTCTCTGCAAAAACTTAGTACGAACAGTTATGAGACCATGGAGTATGATGCGGTAAGAACCGCTGCAGGGGTTACCGCTTCGAAAACGCTGGGGGATCTCGGAATGCTCGACGGATTTCTCAGCCTAAAGACATACGATCTGGATACCACGTTTACCAACAAGGCCTTGGACACAGAGGTCCCGACGAGTTCCAATTTTATCGATGTAGAGGCGGAGGTTCGCGCCGAATATGAACCGACAATATCTCACGCCTTCCTTTTTGGTTGCAATTTTAAAAGAGAATCGCTTGAAGGTGATTCATTTGACGATCGGAAAAATGCCGTTACCGCCAGCATCTTTGCACAAGACACGTGGAACGTCGGGGCATCCGATAGCCTGTTTCTGGTCCCGGGCCTGCGCTTTGATGTCTGCCCCCCTCTGGATGATGATACGACAGCACGCTATCAGCTTACGCCCAAACTCAGCATGCGCTATGATCCGACAGCCTCGACAACGCTCCGTGCATCATACGGAATGGGCTATAAGATTCCAAGTCTGAAACAAAAGTATTGGGTCTTCCTTCATAACTACGCGACGGAAGATGGGAATTTTATCCTCTACGGGAACCCCGATCTGAAACCGGAAGTATCTCATGGATTCAATATTTCTGCCGAGCAACGTTATGGAAAGGGGCTGGCCCTTTCTGCGTCGGCCTACTTCAATTATATCAGCAACCTGATCGACAGCGAGATCACCGGAAACGACGGAACGTTATACATACGAACCTACCGGAATATCGGCAAAGCCATCACCTACGGAGGGGAGGCATCGCTGCGCTACAGTCGGGGACGCGCATCCGGCCTGCTTGGTTATGCCTATACAGCGGCCAAGGAATACAGCGACGAGCATGATGCATATATCGATCTTGATTCGCGGGTTCCCCATGCAATCACCTTGACGGCAAGCTATACGGTACCCCACATTGAAAGTGAGCTTTCCCTGCGGGCGAACTGGAACGCTCCGCAGCTGATCGATTACGAGGAAGAGTCCCACTCCCCCGATTACCTCATGGTTTCCATAACCGCATCAAAAACGTTTCACGATGGGACATACGAATTCTACTGCAGGGCACATAATATCCTGAATAATGCCCACTTTATTGAAGGCAGTTACAATGAAAGCCAAGAGGACTACTACGGGCTCTACGATGCTCCGGTGGTGACCATCGGCGGGCGCATGAAATGGTAA
- a CDS encoding response regulator transcription factor, with protein MNDKKSITCIVAEDFPELNNIYQSILNHEPDIRVVASVTSGRELLCAVEQYLPDVILMDIEMESPTAGIDYCRQISRSYPDIRIVILTCHEEEERVLSAFEAGAVDYLLKTDSMSDIIIAIKKAYKHSSPIHSYAAQMLRKQMRAMGHYKEELQKFTMAFMTLTPAEVGILKLLLDGYKQKEIAKYKHVELVTVKSHVTRILRKFSLRRTSEVVEMIRSLDAQEFVRQSKSV; from the coding sequence ATGAATGATAAAAAATCAATTACCTGTATTGTCGCCGAAGATTTTCCCGAACTCAATAACATCTATCAAAGTATTCTTAATCATGAGCCTGATATTCGGGTGGTTGCTTCCGTAACCAGCGGGCGGGAACTCCTTTGTGCAGTGGAACAATACCTGCCCGATGTGATCTTGATGGATATTGAGATGGAAAGTCCGACCGCCGGAATAGATTACTGCCGGCAGATCAGTCGTTCCTATCCCGATATTCGGATCGTCATTCTTACCTGCCATGAAGAAGAGGAGCGGGTGTTATCTGCCTTTGAGGCTGGGGCTGTCGACTATCTTCTCAAAACGGATTCTATGTCCGATATCATCATTGCCATAAAGAAGGCGTACAAGCACAGTTCTCCCATTCACAGCTATGCGGCCCAGATGCTTAGAAAGCAGATGCGGGCGATGGGGCATTATAAGGAAGAGCTTCAAAAGTTTACGATGGCCTTTATGACACTCACTCCTGCCGAGGTAGGGATCCTCAAATTATTACTCGACGGCTATAAACAAAAGGAGATTGCAAAGTATAAACATGTCGAACTGGTGACGGTAAAGAGTCACGTCACCAGAATTCTAAGAAAATTCTCCCTTCGCAGGACCAGTGAGGTTGTTGAAATGATTCGTTCCCTCGATGCTCAGGAGTTTGTCAGGCAGTCGAAGTCGGTATAG
- a CDS encoding sensor histidine kinase has protein sequence MIYLIPVYLIFSLIVTIRQKKDSSLLWFLLMPIGFSLALFGLILFTEYVSFANFIENPLLISSNLFIWKLNYYLDLSIFGMYRLMDVGIALYMLGAIGFPLSQHPRRGLLRKGSFIVAVPALLILLADPGILQHVFEPDSVFQGMQEILSGLNILNRLLNILVKAALITSLVLSLWIYSKTPKPFRKRSELIILGLVPIHVLVFVLFYWFPSHSIHIWRLSTVKLISLPYTRFTASLIFVLSFFSLGVLIYISIVYNSFALNDQRHQIGFKARMKTAGSGLKIFTHSIKNQFIAVKLLAEQGLVQEAGQQQLQGIHAICEKTIARLNALPVLPDRIALTYSHLTTSSLLGRIEKEYPDIVVRNTVPAAKMVVDEHYFIEVLRNLIINSKEAVRGVEIPYIIMYCSRQLDYLVISVEDNGCGIDRARQKHVFEPFYSTKPSITNWGMGLAFSQQLVESFGGTMRLESMPDIFTKVEIYIPEASDE, from the coding sequence ATGATCTATCTGATTCCTGTCTATCTGATTTTTTCTCTTATTGTGACCATACGGCAAAAAAAGGATTCCAGCCTTTTATGGTTTCTATTAATGCCGATTGGTTTTTCTCTTGCTCTTTTCGGTCTCATTCTTTTTACCGAATACGTCTCCTTCGCCAATTTCATCGAAAATCCTCTTTTGATAAGCAGCAATCTCTTCATCTGGAAGTTGAACTACTATCTTGATCTCTCAATCTTCGGCATGTACCGCCTCATGGATGTCGGCATAGCCTTGTATATGCTCGGTGCGATAGGTTTTCCCCTTTCTCAGCACCCCCGCCGGGGGCTTCTGCGCAAGGGAAGCTTTATTGTTGCCGTACCGGCATTGCTCATCCTTCTTGCCGATCCGGGGATCCTTCAACACGTATTCGAGCCCGATTCGGTCTTTCAGGGAATGCAGGAGATCCTGAGCGGCTTGAACATTCTCAATCGTCTGTTGAATATTCTGGTGAAGGCGGCCTTGATCACCAGTCTGGTTCTTTCGCTTTGGATATACTCGAAAACGCCGAAGCCTTTCAGAAAACGATCGGAACTGATTATCCTCGGGCTTGTTCCGATACATGTTTTGGTTTTTGTTCTCTTTTATTGGTTTCCGAGCCATTCGATCCATATATGGCGCTTGTCGACGGTAAAACTCATCAGTCTTCCGTATACTCGTTTTACCGCGTCGCTTATTTTTGTGCTTTCCTTTTTTTCGCTTGGTGTCTTAATCTATATCAGCATTGTCTATAACAGTTTTGCCCTGAATGATCAGCGCCATCAAATCGGCTTTAAGGCGAGGATGAAGACCGCCGGCAGCGGCCTTAAGATTTTTACTCACTCGATCAAGAACCAGTTTATTGCGGTGAAGCTCCTTGCAGAGCAGGGCCTTGTACAGGAAGCAGGCCAGCAGCAGTTGCAAGGTATCCATGCAATCTGCGAAAAGACTATCGCAAGGCTCAATGCCCTTCCCGTACTTCCCGACCGTATTGCCTTAACATATTCGCATCTTACCACCTCTTCACTGCTTGGACGGATCGAAAAGGAGTATCCCGATATTGTTGTTCGTAATACAGTTCCGGCGGCGAAGATGGTGGTAGACGAGCATTATTTCATCGAGGTCCTGCGGAATCTCATCATAAACAGTAAGGAGGCTGTCAGGGGCGTGGAAATCCCCTACATCATTATGTACTGTAGCCGCCAGTTGGACTATCTTGTTATTTCCGTCGAGGACAACGGTTGCGGCATCGACCGCGCCAGGCAGAAGCATGTTTTCGAGCCCTTTTATTCTACGAAGCCTTCAATCACCAATTGGGGAATGGGACTTGCGTTTTCCCAGCAGCTTGTAGAGTCGTTCGGGGGAACGATGCGCCTCGAAAGTATGCCGGATATTTTTACTAAGGTCGAAATATATATCCCGGAGGCTTCAGATGAATGA
- a CDS encoding carbohydrate ABC transporter permease, which yields MKRKNTTMVLLFLGPCLLLYLLLFLYPAVKAFFVSLFDWNGFTSDMKFVGLGNFRELFSDTHFWSVVMANSFGIIFFGGILTFGVAFFLSGLIATGPKGKKFMRGLIYFPSIINPVAVAILWSFIYNHQYGLLNGFLRVIGLGHIQPTWTAPDTLFWAILVALVWMYSGFYFVILSSALERVPVDLVESAKLEGASEFRIFFTIKIPMIWDVLVTTIIFWCITAVKEFSLLYAWGGGVDVPQAGAQNLATYMYMTAFGRRVTMYRMGYSTAMGVVMFLIVALFYLIITRLTRREEIQY from the coding sequence GTGAAGCGTAAGAATACCACTATGGTGCTCCTCTTCCTGGGCCCTTGTCTCTTGCTCTATCTGCTTTTGTTTCTTTATCCCGCGGTAAAGGCCTTTTTTGTCAGCCTCTTTGACTGGAACGGTTTTACTTCGGACATGAAATTCGTTGGTCTTGGAAATTTCCGGGAACTGTTTTCCGATACGCATTTCTGGTCGGTCGTTATGGCCAACAGCTTCGGCATCATTTTCTTCGGTGGAATTCTGACCTTTGGTGTTGCTTTTTTTCTGAGTGGTCTTATTGCTACCGGTCCGAAGGGGAAGAAATTTATGCGCGGACTAATCTACTTTCCCTCGATTATCAACCCCGTCGCCGTCGCCATCCTTTGGTCGTTTATCTATAACCACCAGTATGGTTTGCTGAACGGTTTTTTACGGGTGATAGGGCTTGGGCATATTCAGCCGACATGGACGGCCCCGGACACCCTGTTTTGGGCTATTCTGGTTGCACTGGTCTGGATGTATTCGGGATTTTACTTTGTGATCCTCTCTTCGGCCCTGGAGCGGGTTCCTGTCGACCTCGTTGAATCGGCAAAATTAGAGGGCGCTTCCGAATTCCGTATTTTCTTTACGATAAAAATTCCGATGATTTGGGACGTCCTCGTTACCACGATTATTTTTTGGTGTATTACCGCAGTCAAGGAGTTTTCCCTCCTGTATGCCTGGGGTGGGGGAGTGGATGTCCCGCAGGCAGGGGCACAGAACCTTGCAACCTACATGTATATGACTGCCTTTGGCCGTAGAGTGACCATGTACCGCATGGGATACAGCACAGCCATGGGTGTGGTGATGTTTCTTATCGTTGCCCTTTTTTATCTTATCATTACCCGCCTCACCAGGCGCGAAGAAATTCAGTATTAG